A genomic region of Eucalyptus grandis isolate ANBG69807.140 chromosome 5, ASM1654582v1, whole genome shotgun sequence contains the following coding sequences:
- the LOC104425579 gene encoding LOW QUALITY PROTEIN: probable mannitol dehydrogenase (The sequence of the model RefSeq protein was modified relative to this genomic sequence to represent the inferred CDS: deleted 2 bases in 1 codon), translated as MEALKLNGKEEQMQRAFGYAARDSSGVLSPFSFTRRANRDHDITMKILYCGICHSDLHIIKNEHGISSYPIVPGHEIVGVVTQAGGKVNKFKVGDKVGVGCLIGSCGECDNCHGGLENYCPKPVYTYTIFESEGDTKRYGGYSDILVVDEHFAVRIPDAISLAGCAPLLCAGITVYSPIRHFGLDRPGKRIGVVGLGGLGHLAVKFGKAFGAKVTVISTSESKRQEAIEELKTDSFILSHDMKQMQAAIGTMDGIIDTVSVTHPLKPLLDLLRTDGKLIMLSAPSETPAQVPLFPLFGRKSLVGSMCGGIKETQEMMDFAAEHGITSNVEVIAMDYVNEAMDRLARGDVRYRFVIDIANTLTNL; from the exons atGGAGGCGTTGAAGCTGAATGGGAAAGAAGAGCAGATGCAGAGAGCGTTCGGTTATGCAGCGAGGGACTCTTCAGGAgtcctttctcctttctctttcaCCAGAAG GGCCAATCGAGATCATGACATTACGATGAAGATCCTGTACTGCGGAATTTGCCATTCCGACCTTCACATCATTAAGAATGAACACGGGATTTCGAGCTACCCTATCGTACCCGG CCATGAAATTGTAGGAGTGGTGACTCAAGCTGGGGGCAAAGTGAATAAATTCAAAGTTGGAGACAAAGTAGGCGTTGGTTGCCTAATTGGTTCATGTGGAGAATGTGACAACTGCCATGGAGGGTTGGAGAACTACTGCCCCAAGCCGGTCTACACGTACACGATCTTCGAATCCGAGGGCGACACCAAACGCTACGGCGGGTACTCCGACATCCTCGTCGTCGACGAGCATTTTGCGGTCCGGATCCCCGATGCCATTTCGCTCGCCGGCTGCGCTCCCCTACTCTGCGCCGGGATCACGGTTTACAGCCCAATCAGGCATTTCGGTTTGGACCGGCCTGGGAAGCGTATTGGCGTCGTCGGCCTGGGAGGGCTGGGGCACCTGGCGGTGAAGTTCGGCAAGGCGTTCGGCGCCAAGGTCACCGTCATAAGTACTTCGGAAAGCAAGAGGCAGGAAGCAATTGAGGAATTGAAGACTGACTCGTTCATACTAAGCCATGATATGAAGCAAATGCAg GCTGCGATCGGCACAATGGATGGGATCATCGACACGGTCTCGGTGACGCATCCATTGAAGCCGTTGTTGGATCTACTGAGAACGGATGGAAAGCTCATCATGTTGAGCGCACCT TCTGAGACGCCCGCTCAAGTGCCGCTCTTTCCATTATTTG GGCGGAAATCTTTGGTGGGAAGTATGTGCGGTGGAATCAAGGAGACGCAGGAGATGATGGATTTCGCAGCAGAGCACGGCATAACGTCGAATGTGGAGGTTATCGCGATGGATTACGTGAACGAAGCCATGGACCGACTCGCCAGAGGAGATGTCCGATATCGATTTGTCATCGACATAGCCAATACACTCACCAATCTCTGA
- the LOC120286298 gene encoding disease resistance protein RPV1-like yields the protein MDLPPHDFVDISRQITTKTSGLPLALEIIGSSLYGESKKFWKGTLQKLELVPNQVVLNKLKISYDMLEPHQIEIFLDIACFFIRKDRLHPCYMWKASNYFPKRELLVLSRMSLLRITKDDTLWMHNQLRDLGREIVRREDVNFPRNRSRLWEPKIAFDVVRMKEGTYKVVALRLTRLYKEHSFTSEEFSKLPNLRYLELEGGNLVGDFKNLLSKLTWLSWSNCPSELNVMNLCLEKLVVLKLSGINITEGWAGWRSCLMSKDLKVIEINSYPGLKRTPDFSKCLNLKRLVIKQSTNLLVVDGSLSKLEHLKHFEIISCESPKRDGCEHYPVPFVLGSLKSMSKLGMRGMHLQELHHSIGQMTRLEYLSLDYCSFLKTLPNSIGDLKMLRWISLIGTSIKKLPRTMGKLVSLLELDLSMTKIKNYLLLLEISNGWRF from the exons ATGGACTTACCACCACATGACTTTGTTGATATCTCAAGGCAAATTACCACCAAAACAAGTGGacttcctttagctcttgagaTTATCGGTTCCTCACTTTATGGCGAGAGCAAAAAGTTTTGGAAAGGCACTTTGCAAAAATTAGAGTTGGTGCCCAACCAAGTTGTcctcaataaattaaaaatcagtTATGACATGTTAGAGCCTCATCAAATAGAGAtctttcttgatattgcatgtttcTTCATTAGAAAAGATAGACTCCACCCGTGTTATATGTGGAAAGCTTCCAACTATTTTCCAAAGAGAGAACTACTTGTCCTTAGTCGTATGTCTTTGTTAAGGATAACAAAAGATGATACATTATGGATGCATAATCAActtagagatcttggaagagaaattgttcgGCGCGAAGATGTCAATTTTCCAAGGAATCGTAGTAGGTTGTGGGAGCCCAAGATTGCCTTTGATGTGGTTCGGATGAAAGAG GGGACATACAAAGTTGTGGCACTCAGATTAACAAGACTATACAAAGAGCATAGTTTCACAAGTGAAGAATTTTCAAAGTTGCCCAATCTAAGATATCTGGAATTAGAGGGCGGGAACTTGGTAGGGGACTTTAAGAATCTTCTCTCCAAGTTAACATGGCTCTCTTGGAGTAATTGCCCTTCGGAACTAAACGTGATGAATTTGTGTCTTGAGAAATTAGTCGTGCTCAAGCTTTCGGGAATTAACATTACTGAAGGTTGGGCCGGATGGAGGTCATGCCTG ATGAGCAAGGACTTGAAAGTTATAGAAATCAATTCTTACCCAGGCTTAAAAAGGACTCCCGACTTCTCGAAATGtttgaatttgaagagattgGTTATTAAACAGAGTACAAACTTGCTAGTGGTTGATGGCTCTCTCTCTAAACTAGAGCACCTGAAGCACTTCGAAATCATCTCTTGTGAATCCCCGAAGAGGGATGGTTGCGAACATTATCCGGTGCCTTTTGTATTAGGTAGTCTAAAATCAATGTCAAAGCTAGGAATGAGAGGGATGCACCTTCAAGAACTTCATCATTCCATTGGACAAATGACGCGTCTAGAGTATTTGTCTTTAgattattgttcttttcttaaAACACTTCCAAACTCCATTGGAGATCTTAAAATGTTGAGGTGGATAAGTCTTATTGGAACTTCGATAAAGAAGCTACCAAGAACAATGGGAAAATTAGTGTCTCTGCTTGAACTAGATTTGAGCATGACGAAAATCAAAAATTACCTACTTCTATTAGAAATCTCAAACGGTTGGAGATTTTAA
- the LOC120293817 gene encoding toll/interleukin-1 receptor-like protein encodes MSTVDDGNSSSGAEFEVFLSFRGPDTRLNFTDCLYHSLDKAGIQVFKDDENIRKGKKIEGELLRVIESSKIYLPVFSRNYASSKWCLHELTHMLKCSSKANDKVILPIFYDVNPDDVKLKTRLYSNALKKHEKKFSCNQIRQWKEALTKVSKIKGWDMKDKGHGEIINIIVDEVLTKLMKRMRNLPNHLVGIHDHVEAIMDMLNKGSHDVHYLVIHGMGGIGKTTLASAIFNQMSSQFQGCSFLSDIREFAQQGRIVDLQKQLLSRFSKVDL; translated from the exons ATGTCCACTGTCGATGATGGCAATTCGTCATCGGGGGCCGAATTCGAGGTGTTTTTGAGTTTTAGAGGCCCCGATACTCGCCTCAACTTCACTGATTGCCTTTATCACTCCTTAGACAAAGCTGGAATTCAAGTTTTCAAAGACGATGAAAATATCCGAAAGGGCAAAAAGATTGAAGGCGAACTTCTGCGTGTCATTGAATCCTCCAAAATATATTTGCCTGTCTTCTCTAGGAACTACGCATCAAGTAAGTGGTGTCTTCACGAGCTCACACACATGCTGAAGTGCTCGAGCAAAGCGAATGACAAAGTGATCCtacccattttttatgatgtaaATCCCGACGATGTAAAGCTCAAAACTCGATTGTACTCCAATGCTCTGAAAAAGCATGAGAAGAAGTTCAGCTGCAATCAGATTCGGCAATGGAAGGAAGCTTTGACCAAGGTCTCAAAAATCAAGGGATGGGACATGAAGGACAAAGG CCACGGTGAAATCATCAACATTATCGTTGATGAGGTTTTGACTAAGCTGATGAAAAGAATGAGAAATCTACCTAATCATTTAGTCGGGATCCATGATCATGTTGAAGCTATCATGGACATGTTAAACAAAGGTTCTCATGATGTTCACTACCTGGTCATCCATGGAATGGGCGGTATcggtaagacaactcttgcaaGTGCTATTTTTAATCAAATGTCTAGTCAATTTCAAGGATGTAGCTTCCTTTCAGACATTCGTGAATTTGCACAACAAGGAAGAATTGTTGACTTACAGAAACAATTGTTATCGAGATTCTCCAAGGTGGATCTCTAG